From a region of the candidate division WOR-3 bacterium genome:
- a CDS encoding 4Fe-4S binding protein, producing the protein MKYLKTYPEKCLGCMQCMDICSETFFGEKNHSKSAIRVTPKEESGFDIIVCNQKCRLCVDECPVQALTVTPRGIVILNKKLCVGCLACVAVCPLQAMMWLPSVENPFKCIACGKCVEVCPVGALEIVEEE; encoded by the coding sequence ATGAAATACCTGAAAACTTACCCTGAAAAGTGTTTGGGCTGTATGCAGTGCATGGACATTTGTTCAGAGACTTTTTTTGGAGAAAAGAACCATTCCAAGTCGGCTATAAGAGTTACACCAAAAGAAGAAAGTGGTTTCGACATAATTGTATGCAACCAGAAATGCAGGCTTTGTGTTGATGAATGCCCGGTGCAGGCTCTGACAGTTACCCCTCGAGGGATCGTCATACTGAATAAAAAACTCTGCGTCGGATGTCTGGCTTGTGTTGCGGTTTGTCCTTTACAAGCGATGATGTGGTTGCCAAGTGTGGAAAATCCATTTAAATGTATAGCTTGCGGTAAATGCGTCGAAGTGTGTCCCGTGGGCGCCCTTGAAATCGTCGAGGAGGAATAA
- a CDS encoding aldehyde:ferredoxin oxidoreductase has product MSDLEKILSAHRQLAEFIYELKPVQRGYNDRTLYVNLSDNTIKIKQVTSEMKEKFTGGRGYDLRLLWDAVNENTKWNSPENEIVIAAGPIGGNTNYAGSGKSIVVTVSPSTGIPIDSNVGGYFGPYLKFSGFDAIEIQGKAENEVIVFIDGDEGSVRIIEAPEEAVDSHILGEQIVEMFSKSEEDKIHISSVSAGTGSEHSYIGCLNFSLYDKRRKGVRFKQAGRGGTGTVFRDKKIKALIVRFSKLSSSSNNPADISKLQRVGLKLHNEIIQRDELDCNMRKVGTAHLAEIMNDYDLLPTMNYKFGSHEKARNLASDLLYEKFLSKGKPDGCWYGCTLACAKVVENFKLTTGPYKGSKVLVDGPEYETVAGCGSNLGIFDMRDVLEINFYCDSYGLDTISFGTMTAFIMECWEKGILDLEKTGGLDFTWGKAGSVLELLHLISRGEGFGLIAGKGIRRMKEYFEKEFGGDRKLMDDIGMEAKGLEYSEYVTKESLAMQGGYGLANKGPQHDEAWLIFMDMVQNLIPTFEDKAEALHYFPMFRTWFGIQGLCKLPWNDITPADNARTDEPAKVPEHVQNYVDIFNAITGNGIDKEGLILQSERVYNFQRVFNLRLGHGKRADDWIPYRSVGPVTAEEYESRQERYDRQLEEKAGVDPKKLNTEEKVKRLREFREDQYQKLIDAVYERRGWTKEGIPTIEHLKKIGMDLPEVVEIVKKHL; this is encoded by the coding sequence ATGTCAGACCTTGAAAAAATATTATCGGCACACAGACAACTCGCCGAGTTCATCTACGAGTTGAAACCCGTCCAGAGAGGATACAACGACAGGACTCTGTATGTGAATCTTTCGGACAACACCATAAAAATCAAGCAGGTCACCAGTGAGATGAAGGAAAAATTCACGGGGGGGAGGGGTTACGACCTCAGACTTTTATGGGATGCCGTCAACGAGAACACTAAGTGGAATTCCCCCGAAAATGAAATAGTAATTGCCGCGGGACCCATTGGAGGCAACACCAATTACGCCGGCTCTGGCAAATCCATAGTTGTGACAGTTTCTCCTTCGACAGGGATACCAATTGATTCCAACGTTGGAGGTTATTTTGGACCCTACCTTAAATTTTCCGGTTTTGACGCCATAGAAATTCAGGGAAAGGCCGAGAATGAAGTGATTGTTTTTATAGACGGTGACGAAGGCTCTGTTAGAATAATCGAAGCCCCGGAAGAAGCTGTTGACAGCCACATTCTCGGAGAACAGATAGTCGAAATGTTTTCAAAGAGCGAAGAAGATAAAATTCACATCAGCTCGGTCTCCGCGGGAACGGGATCGGAGCATTCCTACATCGGATGCCTGAACTTTTCCCTATACGACAAAAGGAGAAAAGGGGTCAGATTCAAACAAGCCGGAAGGGGAGGGACAGGAACTGTATTCCGGGACAAAAAAATTAAAGCCCTGATCGTGAGGTTTTCAAAACTTTCTTCTTCTTCAAACAACCCTGCCGATATCTCTAAGCTACAAAGAGTCGGGCTTAAACTTCACAACGAAATAATCCAAAGAGACGAACTCGACTGCAACATGAGAAAAGTGGGTACCGCTCACCTGGCGGAAATAATGAACGACTACGACCTTCTTCCGACTATGAACTACAAATTCGGAAGTCACGAGAAAGCGAGAAATCTCGCTTCCGACCTTTTGTACGAAAAATTTCTTTCCAAAGGTAAGCCAGACGGTTGCTGGTACGGATGCACTTTGGCGTGCGCCAAAGTAGTAGAAAATTTTAAACTAACTACAGGACCTTACAAAGGCAGCAAAGTTCTGGTGGATGGACCGGAATACGAAACTGTAGCGGGTTGCGGTTCAAACCTAGGAATCTTCGACATGAGGGATGTTCTTGAAATCAATTTTTACTGTGATTCGTACGGTCTTGACACTATTTCATTCGGCACAATGACAGCATTTATAATGGAATGCTGGGAAAAGGGTATCCTCGACCTGGAGAAAACGGGCGGACTTGATTTTACTTGGGGAAAAGCAGGGTCTGTCCTTGAACTTCTGCATTTGATCTCTCGGGGCGAGGGATTCGGGCTTATCGCAGGAAAAGGCATAAGGAGAATGAAAGAGTATTTCGAGAAAGAGTTCGGAGGGGACAGGAAACTGATGGACGATATCGGAATGGAGGCGAAGGGGCTGGAATACTCGGAATATGTCACAAAAGAATCATTGGCTATGCAGGGCGGGTACGGGCTTGCCAACAAGGGTCCGCAGCACGACGAAGCTTGGCTGATTTTCATGGATATGGTCCAGAATTTGATCCCTACATTCGAAGACAAAGCTGAAGCGCTGCATTATTTTCCCATGTTCAGAACATGGTTCGGAATCCAGGGGCTTTGCAAACTACCCTGGAATGACATCACACCCGCGGACAACGCAAGGACAGACGAACCGGCGAAAGTTCCGGAACATGTTCAGAATTACGTCGATATTTTCAACGCCATTACTGGAAACGGCATAGACAAAGAAGGATTGATACTACAGTCTGAGAGGGTTTATAACTTTCAGAGAGTTTTCAACCTTCGGCTTGGACACGGAAAGAGAGCTGACGACTGGATCCCATACAGGTCCGTAGGTCCTGTCACCGCAGAGGAATACGAATCAAGACAGGAAAGATACGACAGGCAACTAGAAGAAAAGGCGGGGGTAGACCCAAAAAAGTTGAACACTGAAGAAAAGGTGAAAAGACTTAGGGAATTCAGGGAAGACCAGTATCAAAAGCTTATCGACGCCGTCTATGAGAGAAGAGGTTGGACAAAAGAGGGCATTCCGACAATTGAACATCTTAAAAAAATCGGTATGGACTTGCCTGAAGTCGTCGAGATAGTTAAAAAACACTTATGA
- a CDS encoding pyrimidine/purine nucleoside phosphorylase: MIKVNEYFEGMVKSLGPETQEKKFTLGVIMPGSYEFTTGVKELMEIVQGSLEIHFEGHPAKEYPKGQNFTVPENTKFTVKAEKPTAYICYYG; this comes from the coding sequence ATGATTAAGGTAAATGAATATTTTGAGGGTATGGTCAAGAGTCTTGGACCGGAAACTCAGGAAAAAAAATTTACGCTGGGTGTTATAATGCCCGGCAGTTATGAATTCACAACTGGCGTCAAAGAGCTGATGGAAATTGTCCAGGGTTCTCTCGAAATCCACTTTGAAGGACATCCTGCGAAAGAATACCCGAAAGGACAGAATTTCACGGTCCCTGAGAACACCAAATTCACCGTCAAGGCGGAAAAGCCCACCGCTTACATCTGTTATTACGGGTAG
- the thiF gene encoding sulfur carrier protein ThiS adenylyltransferase ThiF: MRRPYGSLEKILRRRKVGIAGCGGLGSNCAVSLARAGIGGLLLVDFDFVTESNLDRQYYFINQVGKKKVEALQENILGVDPEVKVETFFGRIREDNVKELFGDCGLIVEALDVAQEKAFFIQKVSECFPRKPIVSGSGIAGYGSNNRIKTRRFGNLWVCGDGETEVSKQNPPLSPKVTAIANLQANQILEIILKNR, from the coding sequence GTGCGCCGTCCGTATGGTTCTTTAGAAAAGATACTTCGTAGGCGCAAGGTCGGTATAGCAGGCTGTGGCGGGTTAGGGTCCAATTGCGCCGTATCGTTAGCGAGAGCCGGAATAGGTGGTCTTTTACTCGTCGATTTCGATTTCGTGACGGAATCCAACCTCGACAGGCAGTATTATTTCATAAATCAAGTCGGAAAGAAAAAAGTTGAAGCCCTCCAAGAAAATATCCTTGGAGTTGACCCTGAGGTGAAAGTCGAAACTTTTTTCGGCAGAATCCGGGAAGACAACGTGAAAGAGCTTTTCGGGGATTGCGGTTTGATTGTGGAAGCTCTTGATGTCGCCCAAGAAAAAGCTTTTTTCATACAGAAAGTTTCCGAATGTTTTCCGAGAAAACCCATTGTTTCCGGTTCCGGAATCGCAGGATACGGGAGTAATAACAGAATAAAGACGAGAAGGTTCGGAAATTTGTGGGTTTGCGGAGACGGCGAAACAGAAGTTTCAAAACAGAACCCGCCGCTTTCGCCTAAAGTCACCGCCATAGCGAACTTGCAGGCGAATCAAATTCTGGAGATAATCCTGAAGAATCGCTAG
- a CDS encoding sulfur carrier protein ThiS, which produces MNIKLNKKDFIVERDELSLSELLKIVAPRHPIAAVRINGKFVKKENYPCSFLNENDRVVIVYMLGGG; this is translated from the coding sequence ATGAATATAAAACTAAACAAGAAAGATTTTATAGTAGAACGGGATGAGTTGAGCTTGTCAGAATTGCTCAAAATCGTAGCGCCGAGGCACCCCATAGCAGCGGTAAGAATAAACGGCAAATTCGTAAAAAAAGAAAACTATCCCTGCTCTTTCTTAAACGAAAATGACCGTGTCGTTATCGTATATATGCTCGGCGGCGGGTGA
- a CDS encoding energy transducer TonB produces MRKFDTGGSLKTGIILALLFHLVAFISLPEPSIPVYKPSEIDQRETRQMDVKVNIDFRTIEEVVKLIEDRQIVEIPNQNGGEIIISETGDSLLGNISDSVFLIDTVSLISEDSFESVSEYAMSYEIPPRPIKLQEPDYPPSALNAGIEGTVVLMLWVDLDGKVTKAEVLNSTNPLFDQNAIEAGMGCLFDPAESAGRPVRVKIVFPVNFRLD; encoded by the coding sequence ATGAGGAAATTCGACACCGGAGGCTCTCTTAAAACAGGCATAATCCTCGCTTTGCTTTTCCATTTAGTGGCTTTTATCTCTTTGCCGGAACCTTCTATACCGGTTTATAAACCTTCGGAAATAGACCAGAGGGAGACCCGGCAGATGGACGTCAAGGTAAACATTGATTTCAGGACAATAGAAGAAGTGGTGAAACTGATAGAGGATCGTCAAATTGTCGAAATACCAAATCAAAACGGCGGAGAGATAATAATTTCAGAAACAGGAGACAGCCTTTTGGGCAACATAAGCGATTCGGTTTTTCTCATAGACACTGTTTCGTTGATTTCTGAAGATTCTTTTGAGTCGGTTTCAGAATACGCCATGTCCTATGAAATACCTCCGAGACCCATAAAACTTCAAGAGCCAGATTATCCTCCTTCAGCTTTGAACGCCGGAATTGAAGGTACGGTGGTTTTAATGCTCTGGGTTGATCTCGACGGAAAAGTGACGAAAGCGGAAGTTCTAAACTCGACAAACCCTCTTTTCGATCAGAACGCGATAGAAGCCGGTATGGGTTGTCTTTTCGACCCGGCGGAAAGCGCCGGGAGGCCCGTAAGGGTTAAAATAGTCTTCCCTGTAAACTTCAGGCTCGATTGA
- the mfd gene encoding transcription-repair coupling factor translates to MNGEIFKKIAEELGKSTSNRISRSSASELALYISSLFYCREKSVLVVLDDEKEVEKVFSDVFVITGVIPEIFSKWDKSIPGEFSPSPDIVGRRLNFISGIGTGKRSIYLTDTKSFKEKVPSPERIQAFSTVLNAGQKIQTEKFSRFLISSGYTLETNTINPGEYSIRGGIIDVFSPAESFPARIELFGEDVEDIRIYEPSKGKSIKSVEEYRVFPAREIMLFEDEIEKLKAEYPEYPDAFIFGGETIASSLRKHDVPLKDLKFDGLVLTESESENSSASIDWGTGFASFLDLGIDKIESKSIESEYEDFRMFFFVRSQSLSKALKKYYPEADFIGKPLSSGFALNIAKALFITEKELFGHEPRLIGKNEREKFFLKEEIEFLPLGSYVVHEESGIAKYRGIKTIENAGQNTEYLILEYADEAFLYLPVHKLHLVTRYIGPKDSSEPKLSNLGSSRWLEKKRRAKKQIWDMTIELAQHYAVRKASKAPSVEIDDELRQSLSQTFEFEETPDQLKAINDVYTDLSSSKPMDRLICGEVGFGKTEVAIRAAMKSANSGFQTAVLVPTTVLCQQHLEVFRRRLEDYPLKIEMLSRFVSREGAKKVLENVALGKTDIVVGTHRLLSKDVVFKNLGLLVVDEEHKFGVKQKEKLRKIKKNVNTLMMSATPIPRTLHMSLWNLMDVSQINTPPPGRMPIETSIIPFSEKVIKDAVYFEVERGGQVFFLHNRIDSLQAVEVYLKKIFPDVTMKSCHGRMSSAQIEKIMIEFYDHEFDMLISTTIIESGLDIKNANTLIVDRADTLGLAQLHQIRGRIGRSDVRAYCYFMIPRKGPKTDSGRERLKAIRSYARLGAGYQLALHDMKIRGVGNLLGKEQSGYDFDIGYELYMKYLEEAVEKVRAEKGHEKEITHEIWADFPYYIPPEYVKDVNERVYLYRKIAAADLSGLDEIKSEVRDKFGPLPDSAKIFFEISTLYRLLKNTLITSLALAESVKIQFAKDPERWYIEKLVFNLPKDWRPHFRRDDERELLVEIKGWNRNLKSLRRLLEALNMDGENL, encoded by the coding sequence ATGAACGGGGAAATATTTAAGAAAATTGCCGAAGAATTGGGGAAAAGCACTTCGAACCGAATTTCGAGATCGAGCGCATCTGAACTGGCTTTGTATATTTCGAGTCTTTTCTATTGCCGGGAAAAAAGTGTTCTCGTTGTTCTCGATGATGAAAAGGAAGTCGAAAAGGTATTTTCTGATGTTTTTGTGATAACTGGTGTTATACCTGAAATTTTCTCTAAATGGGACAAGTCGATTCCCGGAGAGTTTTCTCCGTCGCCTGACATCGTCGGAAGAAGGCTGAATTTTATCTCGGGAATCGGCACCGGGAAGAGGAGCATCTATCTGACCGACACCAAATCTTTCAAAGAAAAGGTGCCTTCTCCTGAAAGAATTCAGGCTTTTTCAACGGTATTGAATGCAGGGCAGAAAATCCAAACAGAGAAATTCTCGAGATTCTTGATCAGTTCAGGGTACACTTTGGAGACAAACACTATTAACCCCGGAGAGTATTCGATAAGAGGTGGAATAATAGACGTGTTCTCACCAGCGGAAAGCTTTCCTGCGAGAATCGAATTGTTCGGAGAAGACGTCGAAGATATAAGGATTTACGAACCTTCAAAAGGAAAAAGCATCAAAAGCGTCGAAGAATACAGGGTGTTTCCTGCCAGGGAAATAATGCTTTTCGAAGATGAAATTGAAAAGCTGAAAGCCGAGTATCCAGAATATCCGGATGCATTTATTTTTGGCGGCGAGACAATTGCCTCGAGTTTAAGAAAACACGATGTCCCCCTAAAAGATTTAAAATTTGACGGTCTGGTTTTAACCGAGTCTGAAAGTGAAAATTCTTCAGCGTCGATCGATTGGGGAACAGGTTTTGCCTCTTTTCTTGATTTAGGCATAGATAAAATTGAAAGCAAATCAATAGAAAGCGAATACGAAGATTTTCGAATGTTTTTTTTCGTGAGATCCCAATCTCTATCTAAAGCGTTGAAAAAATATTATCCAGAGGCTGATTTCATCGGTAAACCATTAAGTTCCGGTTTTGCATTAAATATCGCGAAAGCGCTTTTTATAACTGAAAAAGAACTCTTCGGGCACGAACCGAGGCTGATAGGTAAAAACGAAAGGGAGAAGTTCTTTTTAAAGGAGGAAATTGAATTTTTACCTTTGGGAAGTTATGTTGTCCACGAAGAATCCGGAATAGCCAAGTATAGAGGGATAAAAACAATAGAAAACGCGGGACAAAACACAGAGTATCTAATACTTGAATACGCTGACGAAGCTTTTTTGTATTTACCTGTCCACAAGCTACACCTTGTAACCCGTTACATTGGACCAAAAGATAGCTCTGAACCTAAATTGAGCAATTTGGGCTCTTCAAGATGGCTTGAAAAAAAGCGACGGGCAAAAAAACAGATCTGGGACATGACAATTGAGCTGGCTCAGCATTACGCCGTGAGAAAAGCTTCAAAAGCCCCTTCCGTTGAAATCGACGACGAATTACGTCAATCACTTTCTCAGACTTTTGAGTTCGAGGAGACTCCTGACCAGCTTAAAGCCATAAATGACGTGTACACTGATCTTTCAAGCTCAAAACCAATGGATCGGCTGATCTGCGGAGAAGTTGGTTTTGGGAAAACCGAGGTGGCTATCAGGGCTGCTATGAAGTCAGCCAACAGCGGGTTTCAAACGGCTGTTCTGGTGCCTACAACGGTTTTATGCCAGCAACACTTAGAAGTATTCAGGAGAAGGCTTGAAGATTATCCTCTAAAAATCGAAATGCTGAGCAGGTTTGTCAGCAGGGAAGGTGCGAAAAAGGTATTGGAAAATGTCGCTCTTGGAAAGACGGACATAGTTGTCGGGACGCACAGACTTTTGTCGAAAGATGTTGTTTTCAAGAATTTGGGACTTTTGGTGGTGGATGAAGAACACAAATTCGGTGTTAAGCAGAAAGAGAAGTTGAGAAAAATCAAAAAAAATGTCAACACCCTCATGATGAGTGCGACTCCGATACCGAGAACTCTTCACATGTCTCTCTGGAACCTGATGGATGTCAGTCAGATCAACACACCCCCTCCCGGCAGAATGCCTATAGAAACTTCGATAATTCCGTTTTCCGAAAAAGTCATAAAAGACGCGGTTTATTTCGAAGTGGAAAGAGGTGGGCAGGTGTTTTTTCTACACAACAGAATCGACAGCCTGCAAGCAGTGGAGGTCTACTTGAAAAAAATCTTTCCGGACGTGACCATGAAAAGTTGTCACGGGAGGATGTCGAGCGCTCAAATAGAAAAGATAATGATTGAATTCTACGACCACGAGTTCGACATGTTGATATCGACGACAATAATTGAATCTGGTCTGGACATAAAAAACGCCAACACTTTAATTGTCGACAGGGCGGACACGTTAGGATTAGCTCAGCTTCACCAGATAAGGGGAAGAATAGGAAGAAGCGATGTCCGTGCTTATTGTTATTTTATGATACCGAGAAAAGGGCCGAAAACTGACAGCGGAAGGGAGAGGTTGAAGGCGATACGATCTTACGCCAGACTCGGCGCCGGTTACCAGCTTGCACTTCACGACATGAAAATAAGAGGCGTGGGAAATCTTCTTGGTAAAGAACAGTCGGGGTACGATTTTGATATCGGATACGAACTTTACATGAAATATCTCGAAGAAGCTGTCGAAAAAGTCAGAGCTGAAAAAGGTCATGAAAAAGAGATAACACACGAAATATGGGCCGATTTTCCGTATTACATTCCGCCGGAATACGTCAAAGACGTCAACGAGCGTGTATACCTTTACAGGAAAATCGCGGCGGCAGACCTATCTGGACTCGACGAAATAAAATCCGAAGTCAGAGACAAATTCGGCCCGCTTCCGGATTCAGCAAAGATTTTTTTTGAAATCTCAACACTCTACAGGTTGCTGAAAAACACCTTGATAACATCTCTCGCACTCGCAGAATCGGTAAAAATTCAATTTGCAAAGGACCCTGAAAGGTGGTATATTGAAAAACTTGTTTTTAACTTGCCTAAAGATTGGCGTCCTCATTTCAGAAGAGACGATGAAAGAGAATTACTCGTCGAAATAAAAGGATGGAATCGGAATTTAAAATCTTTGCGCAGATTGCTTGAAGCATTGAATATGGACGGTGAAAATTTATGA
- a CDS encoding peptidylprolyl isomerase, translated as MKKTIFLVLLPVLIGCRNEVVLVRIDGEPALSQSDIPEYAFYLPEDSFFYLLDSMTEAKLILLAAEEENFPQLINSDIEDLKRILIIDSLWDSIQDSLLAEHDSLAYKYWEWSQILVRTFLVRLPPGRQKEARDIADSIEIFMGDSLMLKKYVDEVCDRYNFKGLYFGPSGDLRDIFPYVVSYSLAEELVDMEDMSVSEPIVTDTGIFILAKIKSIPTTDFYDFEEVKENLKMQEKFRFLAEQSNRMIDKLRRETDITFNGEIFDLFSKFPHFERVLEEEPIVLPDLDSVVFNQWIAVAGEDTVFVRDMLDKIKSGRVLYPDLSDTSFLRFFLMRDVMPPYLLIQEALRRGIALEGNLGSRFEKLRDSLVYESYIASHTGIQADSQEVYAYYLSNPGYFSIPERQELFIIGTADSLFMDELLDSVSQGVPFETLATRYSVLPSAQNGGDLGYVTRGRYREEIENLIFSLEPQSVSHPILLDGYWVLFKTGLYKPDSLLPFTNVFERCRNLYQSELRSQMTSFILETKGLKNRVEIDSSALRNLLRGKKEEI; from the coding sequence ATGAAAAAAACAATTTTTCTTGTTTTGTTGCCGGTTTTAATAGGGTGTAGAAATGAAGTCGTTTTGGTTAGAATAGACGGCGAACCCGCTTTATCTCAAAGCGACATACCCGAATACGCCTTTTATCTTCCGGAAGATTCTTTCTTCTATTTACTCGATTCCATGACTGAAGCAAAACTCATCCTTCTGGCAGCTGAGGAAGAGAATTTTCCGCAACTGATTAACTCCGACATCGAAGACCTGAAAAGAATTCTAATTATCGATTCGCTCTGGGATTCAATCCAAGACAGCCTCTTGGCGGAGCATGATTCTCTCGCCTACAAATACTGGGAATGGTCCCAGATTTTGGTCAGGACTTTTCTCGTCAGGCTTCCTCCCGGAAGGCAAAAGGAAGCTCGCGATATAGCCGATTCTATTGAGATTTTCATGGGTGATTCTCTGATGTTGAAAAAATACGTGGATGAAGTCTGCGACAGGTACAATTTCAAAGGCTTGTATTTTGGCCCTTCAGGAGACTTAAGGGATATTTTCCCATACGTGGTCTCTTATAGTCTGGCAGAAGAGTTGGTTGACATGGAAGATATGTCTGTTTCTGAACCCATCGTCACAGACACGGGCATTTTTATTTTGGCGAAAATCAAAAGCATCCCTACAACTGATTTTTACGATTTTGAAGAGGTTAAAGAAAACCTGAAAATGCAGGAAAAATTCAGGTTTTTAGCCGAACAGAGCAATAGGATGATAGACAAGTTGAGAAGAGAGACAGATATAACTTTCAACGGAGAAATTTTCGACTTGTTTTCAAAATTTCCGCATTTTGAGAGAGTTTTGGAAGAAGAACCTATTGTTTTACCTGACCTCGACAGTGTTGTTTTCAACCAGTGGATAGCTGTAGCTGGAGAAGACACGGTTTTTGTGCGCGACATGCTAGACAAAATAAAATCAGGAAGAGTTCTTTACCCCGATCTGTCCGACACTTCATTTCTCCGCTTTTTCCTTATGAGAGATGTGATGCCGCCTTATCTTCTGATTCAAGAAGCCCTGAGAAGAGGAATAGCACTTGAAGGAAACCTTGGGTCGAGGTTTGAGAAACTCAGGGATTCTCTAGTTTATGAATCGTATATCGCCTCTCATACTGGAATCCAGGCTGATTCACAGGAAGTTTACGCTTATTACCTTTCAAACCCCGGTTATTTTTCCATACCGGAAAGGCAGGAATTGTTCATAATAGGAACTGCCGATTCTCTTTTCATGGATGAACTTTTGGATTCAGTTTCCCAGGGCGTGCCCTTTGAAACACTGGCGACGAGGTATTCTGTTCTTCCGTCAGCTCAAAACGGAGGCGATCTCGGTTACGTGACGAGGGGAAGGTACAGAGAGGAAATTGAAAATTTGATTTTCTCGTTGGAACCACAGAGCGTTTCTCATCCGATTTTGCTGGATGGTTATTGGGTGTTGTTCAAGACGGGACTATACAAACCCGATTCTTTGCTGCCTTTCACAAATGTTTTTGAAAGGTGCAGAAATCTGTACCAATCAGAATTACGTTCTCAAATGACAAGTTTTATATTGGAGACCAAAGGTTTGAAAAACAGGGTTGAAATTGACAGTTCAGCCCTGAGAAATCTTTTAAGAGGAAAAAAGGAGGAAATATGA